The Candidatus Tisiphia endosymbiont of Dascillus cervinus genome contains the following window.
ACCGTTCATTTTTACTTTGTTTATGTTTATTTTGTTATGTAACTTGCTCGGCATGCTTCCTTACGGATTCACTGTTACTAGCCATATTATAGTAACATTTGCCTTAGCAATTATGATATTTTTTATGGTTACAATTATCGGTTTTATTAATCACGGTATACATTTTTTATCAATATTTTTGCCTAAAGGTACGCCATCTTGGCTAGCTCCGCTTATGATTTTGATAGAATTATTTGCCTATCTAGCAAGACCTATAAGTTTATCTTTAAGGTTAGCTGCTAATATGGTAGCAGGACATATATTACTAAAGGTGATGGCAGGATTTATAGTTTCATTAATGATTTTCTTTAAATTTTTGCCAATTCCACTAATTGTGATCCTTATTGGATTTGAAATTTTTATAGCAATACTTCAAGCTTATATATTTACAATTCTTTCTTGTGTATACTTGAATGATGCTGTAAATTCA
Protein-coding sequences here:
- a CDS encoding F0F1 ATP synthase subunit A, whose amino-acid sequence is MSHSPLDQFAIKKLVEINLFGFDISFTNSSLFMLLAEVVGLSYFYLALKGEKIIPSRLQLSAEIIYDIITVMLNQNVGEKGRKFIPFIFTLFMFILLCNLLGMLPYGFTVTSHIIVTFALAIMIFFMVTIIGFINHGIHFLSIFLPKGTPSWLAPLMILIELFAYLARPISLSLRLAANMVAGHILLKVMAGFIVSLMIFFKFLPIPLIVILIGFEIFIAILQAYIFTILSCVYLNDAVNSH